CTATCCTGGAGTACACAGCACCTGTTATTGCTTACTGCTACTCCACATATGGGAGATGATTACCCCTATTTTGGGCTATGGCGACTATTAGATCCTGAGGTATTTCAGACACCCAAGGCACTGAATCTGATCACACCCGATGCGAGGAGGCGGTATTTCATCCGGCGGATCAAAGAAGAGATGATTGACTTTGATGAAAATCGGATTTACCCGCCCCGGGAGACCAATACACTCTCTTTCTCTTACTCTGCCGAGGAACGTTGCTTGTATCAGGACCTGACCAATTATATGAAGCACCAGTATAACCAAGCACGTTTTCTGAACCGCAAAGCCGCGATCATGGCAATCAACATATTTCAACGACGACTGGCCAGTTCGACGGAAGCGCTTCGTATCTCGTTGGCCCGAAGGCTAGAGAAGCTGGAATATCTGGTGAATGAAGTCAAAGATGGTGGGCTGACCGAAGTTGAACTGGAACGAAGACAGCTGGCCCTTGATAAAAAGATTCTGGCCGACCCTTTCCTAGATATGACGGGAGATGAAGAGGAAAGCAAGCGAAACCAAGAACAAAATGAGCGGATTGAAGACGACATACTGGGGGTGGTAGTAACTACTATTGCTGAGCTTGAAGAAGAACAGAATGCAGTCAAGCATTTGCTTGATCAAGCAGAGAAAATTCTGGCGGATGGCTATGACGCAAAGTTCCGGCAGTTAAAGGATTACATCGACAATGACAAGCACGGGCGTGAAAAGCTGCTCATCTTCACTGAATACAAGGACACTCTTAACTTTTTGGTGAGGAGGTTGGAGGGTATTGGATATGCCGCTCAGGTGGCGTATATCCATGGCGGGCTGAAAAGGAGGGAGCGAGATGAGCAGGCAGATTTTTTCCGCAGACCGACTGAGAGAGGTGGCGCGCAGTTCCTGGTGGCCACCGATGCCGCAGGTGAAGGAATCAACTTGCAGTTCTGCTGGCAGATGGTCAACTACGACCTTCCCTGGAACCCCGCTAGATTAGAGCAGAGAATGGGACGTATTCACAGATATGGTCAGAAACACAGAGTGGTCTCAATCACGAACTTCCTGGCACAAGACACACGTGAAGGGCAGGTCTTACAGGCACTTTCACGCAAGCTCGAAGCCATTCGCGTCGAACTGACCACGGACAAGGTATTCGACGTGATCGGGAAAATTCTGCCGGATCAGACTCTGCGACAGTACATGAAAGAGCTAATTGACCGACCCGAATCTGTGCACGAAACGGTCGAGCAGATTGAGGCAATCTCTGCAAAAAAAGTCAGCGATACGATCAGCGAAGAGCGGGAACGCTACGGCACCGAGGACGACCTCTTGATAAGAGTAAAACCCCTAAAGGCGGCCTACGAGCGTGAACGTCTGCGGCAGCTACTGCCGGGGTATCTGCTCCGCTACGTACGTGAAGCAGCTCCCTTATTAGGGTTGTCCCTCATTGCACAGGACGATGCAGGGACGCTCGCAGGGAGTGATCCGGAAAAGCAATTTCACTTTCAAGCACGGGAATCCGGAGCGTTTGATGGGCTATTGCCTGTACTGGAAGGGTATGGAGTCGACGTGCGGCACCCCATTCGCTTCACACGTCCAGACAAAAATGATAAGGCCATCTGGTTTCGTCCGGGTGAACCGTTGTTCGAGCGTTTCCGCGCCCTGTTGGCGGCACGATACGACGAAGATGCGCACCGAGGCGCGGTGCTGATTGACCCGACGGCAGCAAAGCCTTACTTCATGCATGTAGGATACACTACTGTACTCGACGGTAAAGAGGGTGGTGCATCGCAAAGGACATTGGAGCAGACCCTCACAGCGCTGTTACACGAACCGGGGCAGGAGCCGATAGAGATACCATTGGAGAAATTGCTGTTGATGCAGCCCGGTGAAGAGCTTCCCATGGCTTTTCGCCACTTGCTGCGTGAGTCTAAGCAGTCGCTCGGGTTAAGCGAACACAAACTAAACGCGCTCACTGAACAGAGGGTCGCCTTTTACCGACAGGAGCGCCTTGACACCGCGACAGAACGAGCCAATTATCTCCGGCGTGGCTTCGATCTGCACCTTGCTGAAGTAGCCCAGGAGCGCTCGAAAGCACGTAGAGATACAAAAGGCTCTAAGAAACTGGAACTTATTAAGGAGCGGCAAGCACGAGTTCGCCAGCAAAGGGATGTGGCGCTAATGCGGCTTGATCAAGAGGGCACACACATTCACGCCGTACCCGCCGAATGGATCGCTCATTTTATAATCATCCCCTCTTCTAGCCACGAAGTACGTGCACGTTTCGATCAAAATATTGAACTTAGGGCGATGACTGAAGCTGTGGCCTATGAACGCCAACGTAACGCAAAAGTATGGGACGTCTCAACCCCGGCACGAGCGCAAGCTATGAACCTAACTGATTGGCCGGGCTTCGACCTGCTTTCCAAACATGAAACAGGTGAGCGGGCTATTGAAGTAAAGGGGCGCGCTGACGTTGGAATGATCGAGATGACTGAAAACGAGTGGGCTAAAGCCTGCAACTTACGTGGACGCTACTGGCTCTATGTGGTGTTCAATTGCGCCACGACCCGCCCCACTCTCTACCGTATTCAAGATCCCTTCGGAAAACTAATGCACACCGTGAAGCGCGGCTACTGCATTGACGTTACTGAAATTCATCAATTAGCCGACATCTGATGCCATCCCTTCAAGACACACGTCTCATTGAGACAGGGTTTCCTCTAAAAGAGACCTCCCTAGATTCCGTTCACGAGAAGAACGTTCGGCACGGTCACATTTCAACGTTGCATATCTGGCCCGCCCGACGACCCCTAGCCGCTTGCCGGGCGGCGTTGCTGACAACGTTGCTGCGTGACCCGATTGACTCCGAAAGGCGTACGGAGTTGCTGCGGAAGATTGGTGGCACGCTGAAAGATGATCCAGACCAACCAGGGAAACAGGTTACGCAGGGGGGCGTGTTGCACTGGGGGAACGAGAGCAGCCCGGTAATGGACGAACTGCGAGAGGCAATTCGTGAGGTTTATCCTTTCGAACCGCCGAAAGTGATGGACCCCTTCTGCGGAGGTGGTGCAACGATGCTAGAGGCTATGCGGCTGGGTTGCGACGTGACGGCCGCCGACCTAAACCCGGTGGCGTGGTTTATTCTGAAGTGCACGTTGGAGTACCCCCAACGCATTGGGAAAGAGCGCCGAAAGCTACCGGAGTTTGCTCACCAATTACCGCACTTTCTGGTCGATTATCGAAAAGCAATCAAAACATCTGGTGCAGGTGCTCAAACCAACATTTTTGAGGAGCAACCAGTGGCTTTAGATTGGCACGTACGGCTATGGGGGCACTGGGTGCTTGAGCAAACTCGTGCTGACCTGGCGGCGTTCTACCCGACCGTGAACGGCCAGACTACGGTGGCTTATTTGTGGGCACGCACGGTGACGTGCAAGAACTGCCGGGCCACGTTGCCGTTATTGAAGACCCGGTGGCTTTGCAAGAAGGAAAACAAGCGGGTGCTGCTCACGATGGAGCCGCACCAAGACCGGACAGGCGTGACATTCGGCATCGACGAAAATGTACCAAAGAAGGGCAAAGGAGCTAAACTACGAGAGCACGACAAGAAACTTGGAGCTGGAACCATTTCAAGGGCGGGCGCACAGTGCCCCTGCTGCGGACAGATTATGCCGTCGGAAGATCTTAGAGAGGCCGGAAAGACGGGCAAAATGGGTCAGATGATGACGGCTGTAGTAATAGAGGAGACCAGTAAAAAGAAAGGGGGGCGTAAACCTGGCAAAGCTTACCGGCTTCCTACCCAAGACGACCTGTCTGTCGCTGAGAAAGCAGCCGATCATCTGACGGAACTCTACGCTGATATTCCATTCGGTTTGCCGGACGAGCCTACTCCTAAAAGCGGTGGGGGGGCTAGCCGTGCGTTTTCTGTGGATGGTTTTGGACTTGATCAGTGGCATAAACTATTCACTTCACGCCAACTCCTCACCTTAGGAGCACTCGTCAAGTATACTCGCGCTGTTCCTGTAGCTATGAAAAAAGAGGGTTATGCTGATCACTGGATAGAGGCTATTGTATCTTATTTGGCTCTGGGTGTTGACAGACAAGTTGATAGGCTATCTGCTTTGTGCAGATGGGATATGGGCTATACTAAGATTGCTAATACCTTAACCAGGTTTGCACTTCCTATCGTTTGGGACTTTGCTGAAGGAAATCCATTCTCAAATTCGACTGGCAGCTATTTATCAAATCTTGAATGGATTGCTCGTTATATCGCCCACTCACTAGACGCCACCAAGCAATCATCTAAATCCTCCATTCGCAATGTGAATGCAATTTCTACAACAGAGGAGAATACTGCTGACATCGTCTTGACAGACCCACCTTATTACGACGCCATTCCTTATTCGGCGTTGATGGATTTCTTCTACGTCTGGCTAAGGCGTACAATATACGGTCTTTCTCCAGAGATCGACGAAGCTTTTAAAGAACCGCTTGCACCCAAATGGGACCACAATCGGAACGAAGGTGAATTAATTGATGATGCCGCCCGGTTTGAGGGAAATAAAGAGGTTTCAAAGAAGGCTTACGAAGACGGCATGGCACGGGCCTTTGAGGCTTGCCACCGGGCGTTGAAAGACGACGGTAGGCTTGTGATTGTCTTCGCCCACAAGAAGGCTGACGCCTGGGAGACGCTAGTTTCGGCTATCATCCGAGCGGGATTCGTGGTGGACGCAAGTTGGCCTATTCAAACGGAGATGGGCAACCGTACCCGGGCGCAAGCCTCGGCAGCCCTCTCCTCATCTATCTGGTTGGTGTGCCGCAAACGCACAGAACTCCGCCCCGGTTGGGACAACAAGGTACTTAAAGAAATGGACGAGAAAATTCCCGAACGGCTGCGGAGATTCTATAATGATGGTATTCAAGGACCAGACTTTCTGTGGGCGGCCATCGGTCCTGCCCTGGAAGCTTACAGTGCTTATCCATTCGTGAAGAAAGCCAATGAACCGGGGGCAGTGATGACCGTCCGCGAGTTTCTTCAACACGCCCGCCAACGGGTGGTCGACTTTGCTGTGGGTGCTGTCGTCGAAAAATCTAACGACGGGAAGGCCGTCGATACAGCTGCGCTCGACGAGATCAGCGCCTACTACATTTTGCACCGTTGGAGTTTCGGTCACGAAGAAGTGCCAGTGGGGGTTTGCATTCAGTTTGCAACTTCTTGCGGGCTGGATGACCGCCAACTTACGGTCGGGTACGACCTACTAGCCCCTGGCAAGGCGCGTAAGAAGGCAACGACCGACGAAGACGATGACGGAGCGGAAGATGAACCGCTAGAAGCCGATGATAAGAACACACTGCGCCTTAAGACCTGGTCTCAGCGTTCGCGTGACTCGCTCGGTTATGAAGCTCCAGGTGGACGTCCAGTGCCCTTGATCGACCAAGTACATAGACTGTTGAAGCTATTTCGAAAAGGTGAAGTGGCCAAGGTTGATGATTTCGTAAGGGAGCACGGTTTGCGGCAGCACCCTCGATTTGGAGATTACCTACAGGCCGTGATAGAACTCGCTAAAAACCAGAGCGAGGAGCACTCGCTGTTAAGTTCTTTACAAAACCATATGAAGCGTCAAGGCGAACAACGCGCCGGTAAATCTACCAGCAACCAGTTATCGATTAAAGCATGAGTACTGCACGATCTAATGCATGGCACCAAGTGGCTAAGTTGCGCTCAGACCTGCTCACAGGTGAATTACCTCAGCACCTTTTTGCGGCCGACCTGTACGAAGTGGTCATGCAGCGAGGCGAACGCGAGATGTACGAAGACCCACGGCAGTTCTTTGCCCGCACGTTTGTGACGCACAGCATTCGTGAACTGGCCGGTGATGTAGGCGAACGCCTTGCGGGGCGGTCGAGCAAAGCGGTGCGGCAACTAGCGTTGAACTACGGTGGTGGTAAGACCCACACGCAGATCACGCTTTACCACCTATTCAGCCATCCAAAAGCATTAGTTGATATACCGACAGCAGCGGATCTATTGGAGAAATTTCGTGGTCACGTACCAAAAGCGAGGGTAGCGGCGCTCTCATTCGACAAACTAGACGTAAAACTTGGGATGGAGGTCCGTGCACCCAACGGCAATACACGGCGCCTATTGTATGCCTGGAACGTGCTGGCCTATCAACTGGCGGGTGATCAGGGCCTGGAAGTACTACACGGCCAGGCATTCTCTGAGGAGCGCGACACCCCTCCATCAGAACTGGTGCTGTCAAATCTTTTTCAGATTCCTGAATCAGAAGGATTGGCGGTACTCATCTTACTCGACGAAGTGATGATGTACGCTCGTAACTGGGTAGGAACCAACTTACTTCGGCAAGGCCAACTTCGCGACTTCTTTCAATCGCTCACACAAGCCGCAGCTAAGGCAAAGCAGTGCGCTGTGGTGGCGTCTTTGCTGGGAAATGATCCAAGCGTTCGCGACAATATTGGTAAAAGCATCGAGGTGGAATTGATGCAAATCTTCAACCGTCAGGAAGAAGCCAGGATACAGCCTGTTGCGAAAGAAGACATCGCCGATGTATTGCGTCGTCAGTTCTTCGAATCAGAATCACTAACTGAGGAAGTACGACGGAAAAACACCGTAACTCCACTAGACGGATTGGCAAAGATCGACCAACAGACTGAGCAACACAAAAGACGAGAGAAGGCGCGCTTCGAAGCTAGCTATCCTTTTCATCCTGACTTGACAGAAGTTTTCTACACCAAATGGGCACAGATGGAAAATTTCCAGCAGACGCGCGGAATTCTGAGGGTGTTTGCGCTCGCTTTGCGCGAAGCGGCTGTTTGGGAGGATACATCGTTGCTGATAGGACCGAATGTTTTTCTGGCTGCGCCGAATACAGGAAAGCTATCAGAAGGGTTACGGGAACTGGCCGAGATTGCGTCAGTCCACGCTGCCAGAGCTGGTGATGCGCCACAGTGGAGCCGTCTATTGGAGCGCGAATTGGGGCACGCCCGCCAGGCTCAAGAGCTTACAGTCGATCTGAAGAATCGAGAGGTAGAGCAGGCAGTTGTAACCACATTTCTGCACTCGCAGCCTATTGGGCAAGAGGCGCGGTTGCGGGAGTTAATATTACTGATGGGTCACACCTACCCTATTAAAATCAACCTCTACAAAGGACTACGCATGTGGGCCAACACGTCGTGGTTTCTAGATGACGAAAAGCTAGGTCAGAAAGACGCTGAGGGTATTCCAGAAGTGTGGCGTTTGGGCTTCAAACCGAACCTGACGCAGATGCAGGCCGATGCACGGCGCAACCGAGTGTCAGACCAACAAGTAGAGGCCATCCTGACGGAGCAAATCGAGTCACTTCAGAGCTTGACGAAGGGAGTTAAGGCCCTCGACATCGCTCTTTCAAAGCTTCCGCGAACGCCAGGCGACATCACCGATAACCCAGCATTTAAATTCGTTATTCTTCCGCCGTCGGCAGCTAGTGAAGCCAACAAGCCGAGTGAAGTAGCGAAGCGGTTCCTAGAAACTTATACCAATTTGGAGAGGCCAAGAGTTTACAAAAACTCTATGCTCTGCGTTGCTCCGTCTGCCTCTGGTTTGGAGACGGTGAGAGAGGCCATCCGGGATATGAGGGCTTGGGAATGGGTGGAGCAAGAGGTAAAAAATCAGGGGGGAGACGTTTATCGGCGCAGTCAAGCCTCGACAAGATTTAATGAAGCTAAGCGTAGAGTTCCAGATGCGGTAAAAGCAGCATACTGCATTGTGATTACCTTTTCTGAGAAAAACCAGATCATTGCCTTTCAAGCAACGCCCACCGACGAACAACCCCTGTTTGAGATCATCAAGGCGGACAAATCAGCTCGAATCCAAGAGACGGCAATTGAACCTTCTGCACTGCTACCCGATGGCCCATATGAGATATGGGGGGAAGGCGAGCCGTTTAAAAAAGTACGCGATATGGTTGATGCGTTCTTTCAGTACCCCCGTCTACCCAAAGTGCTTCAGCCGGAAGCGGTTCGTAATACCATCAAACTCGGGTGTAGACGGGGCATTTTTGTGCTTCGGTATAGACTCCCGGATGGTTCAATGAAGACGTACTGGCGTGCGGAGATCGAAAGCATCAAATGGGATGAGGATAGCCTAGTGCTGATGTTGCCGGAAAAAGCCGAGTTGACAGAGCTGACTCCCGCATTGTTAGCACCTGGAGCTTTGCCTGACTTATGGCAAGGTGAGACTATCACACTCGGAGATCTGTACACATATTTTGCAGGTGGAAAAGAGGTAATTGATCCACCTACCGACGAGCAACCGTATCCAGATCTAACCTTTGTACCGAAGGCTGCTCCGGACTTGATTCAGCAAGCCGTGATCTCGGCAGTACGCTCCGGAAACCTGATGATCTCGGACGAAAAGATAATGCTGTGGAAGGAAGAGGTTCCGCCTGGTGTTTTGAAGGACACCACAGTCATTAACCATCGCCCCGACGCTTTACCCTACGAAACCATCTTACCAGACGCATTGCCCGAAGCCTGGAGCGGCAAGTCGACCAATGCTAAGTCGATATTCGACGCCTTGATGCAGAAGCGAGGGCGCTTGCCGTGGACCCAAGTTCAACAGGTGATCTCGTCTGCTAAAAAAAACCATCAGATACAATCATCGCTAACTAGCGGAGAATGGCCTTGCGAATTAGTTGACGCTGTAAAAGCACAGTTCGAACTATACCTGCACAACAGGCCAGCCAACGGAGCAGATGAGGCCCCACTACAAACGATTGGCACCCCAACCCAAAAGTTCGCAACGGTTACTCCCGAAGCCATTCAGGATTTGGCCGACAACATGGGAGAGTTGTTGGAAGCAACAGCGGGCTACGATCTGCAGTTTCGACTAGATATGTCATTTGGAGAAGGGCAAGAGATCCCAACAGAAGTGAAAGATCGAGTGAACAATATCTTAAAAGAGTTTTCTAATGATATCAGGGTCACATAGCACGGCCATTGATGTTATTCATTTCAAACAGAAGTAAAGCTGAAGAACATTTTCATCAAACACAATACTGTTATAGGTGGGGCATCTATTTCTCTTGCTCTAATAGATTAATTTATATGCTATGTAATTCTGACTTCTTGAGCTTAACAACTCTCATTAGCAAGGAAACGACTAAATCATTGATATTACCTTCCATATATCTCACTAAAAAATGTAGACCGGTAAAGTTGAATATTATTGCATAGTTCAATAAATATTATTAGTTATGATAAACTAATTGTCAATTTAATAATGACTGTGAAACATTCTTATAAAGAACTCTTGGCATCAACGGCAGTTTTTGCAGAAATGGCTAATAGTAATGTTGACCTAAAGCAAGTATTGACAGAATTTACATTATCGACTTATTCACTAGAGCAAACATTCTCTCAAACAGTGAATGAGGTTTCTGACGCACTAAGAACCCATTTTGAGTTTGAAATTCCTGTTGCAGTAGTCAAAACTATCCTAAAGAAGCTAAAGAAACTGGATCTTCTAAGTCAAGAGAATGGAAGATTTGTTATATCTCCAGAGGAAAGAAATAAATGGGAAAGATTTGTCAAAAAAGTAGAAAAAAAACAACTAGAGCAGAAAAAAATTACCGATCAACTAATCTCTTATGTAGAACTTCATAAAGGTAAGCTGGAGGATGAACAAAGGACAAATTTATTAAGTTGTTTTTATAAATATTTATTTGATGAATCATTCGAAAATGAATATTATGATGTCTTGAGTGCCTTTATTATAAAAAAATCTACTGTTGAAAGTATTCATAATGAACTTAACCTAATTCGCGAGGGAACAACAATATTAAATGGAATCAAATATAATCCAAACGTAAGTGAGGTAAAACCTTGGAGAAAACCGTTGAATATTTATCTTGACACTGAACATCTATTTAATATTAGTGGTTACAACGGCGAGATATACTATAGATTAATGTCAGATTTAGTTGAATTAGTTGACGAAATTAATAAGCAAAATAAGGAAAAGTTCAACAAAAAGTCGATACAATTTAAATACTTTGAGGATACAGAGCTTGAAGTAAAGAATTTTTTTTATGCTGCGCAAAGAATTATATCAGGCGACAAGAATAGAGGCTTTAATTCTGTTGCTATGAATGAAATCTTAAATGGATCTAAAACTGTAGCTGACATTATAAACAAAGAATCAGATTTTTTTATGAATTTAAGTTCTTTAGGATTAAGACTAGAGAAGAATTTTTCATTATATGAAAACCATTCATACAATGTCGAAGATCAATATATTTATGATAAATATTCACCAAACTCAAGCGAGGAGGAAATTAATTCCATATTAAAATCATTTACTGCCATTAATATCCTTAGAAAAGGGAATAATAATCAAGATTTCGAGAATATTGGTCATATTATTATGACAGGGTCTAACATTAAACTCCAAATCAGTAGTGACATTGATATAAAAATTAATAATACTGACTTTTCTTTTGCAACAAATATATATTACATAACCAATCACTTGTGGTTTCGATTAAACAAAGGATTAGGATTTAAAAGTAGCCTGCCTTCGTCTTTAGATGTAGTTGCAAAAGCTCAAATGCTTTTATCAAGCCATCTAAATCATTCAGTGCGTGAGCATTACAACAAACTAGAACAAGATTACATATCTGGAAATAAATCGATAGAATCGATTAAGGGTTACTATTTAAGTTTACGATCATTCGTTGTTAAGCCAGAAGATCTTGTTCCTGATAATATTGAAGAAAAAATAAAAATCCTTTATGATTATAGTGATATTGAAAGATTTCAAGAAGAACAATCCTTACTAAGGAAAAAAGCTCTTGCTTATGATGAACTTCAGGCTAATAAGCTTAAAGAAGATGAACTTAACATAAAGCTAGCAAGAGAAGAACTGATTAATACTTGTTGCCTTTTGTTAGTTTCTGCAAGAAAGAATTTTTTGATCACAAAAATCTTCATTTATGCATTAATGACAAGTTTCGCGATATTAGGAATATGGGGAATTATTTCAATAATCACTAAGCATGATACACCTCTAAGCATTTTTTCAGCAATGCTTGCAATTATTAGTGTGTTGTCATTAATAAAAATAAAGAAATTGTTTCAATGGATAAGTTTGATCATTTTTCAGAAGTATGAAAGGTTTAAAAAAACTAATTTAATCACTAATGCTGAGTTAGGTAACATCAATAATTCTATCGGAATCAGCCAGACCCTTCCCCTCTCTCCAGAATAAAATACAATCTAGGGCGAGTATGCAAACTCAGTTTGACATACATCTTGATCAACAGCTAGGCTCGTTGCTATACTTCCACGAGGGTTTTTGTAAAGATTAATTTTCGAAATTTAGATGCCATAGGGAGTTTGCATACTCGCCCTAGATTGTTACATTTTCTAAAGGACGTTTCAAAAACATCATCCGCCGCCGTTCTCTGTGAAGATATAGGATCCGATAAGTCCCTATTATCGGACCTAATTCCCTACCTTTACCACACCCCTGATTTACTACCTTTCAGGAAGATGCTTGTTCCCTAAGCTGCATGATTAAGGTTAAACACCCTGACCCCGACTGCCACCAGGAACAAGTGGCCCTCTTTGCGTTGGCTCCTTCCCATGAGCGAGCCCGGCGCGCCCTGGTGTTTACGCTCAGTAACCTTAAGGTTCGGTATCTGCATCGCACTGTATCCTACGACCCGACCCTGAAAGACTACTACGCCTGGCTGGCCGAACTCTCCGCACCGCTGCGCACCCACATGAGCTCACTCGGCTGGGAAGGATGCCAAGACCAGCCTACGTTCCAACACTTTGTGCAGCAGCGCCATGACCTCACGCTGGACGACTATCTCCGCCAGCACTTGTCTGAAGAAGACTATCACACTTCTCTTAGTTTTACATAACCTACTCATTTATGAAACCCACCCTGCCTATCGCCTCGCGTACCTCTTCCGCCCTGGTCCTGCCCGCTGACTCCATCGCTAGCAACACGGCCCAGTACCTGGAAAGCGGCTTGCAAGGCGCCCCCAACACCCAGCGCGCCTACCGTGCCGACCTGGCCGACTTTGAAGCCTTCCTGGTCTCCCGCGGCGAAGTGCTCGCCCCGGCCACCGCGGCCACGCTGGCTGACTACCTCTCTGCCATGGCCGATCGGGGGCTGAAGTGGGCCACCCTGCGCCGCCGCCTCTCCGCCCTGGTGAAATGGCACGAGCTCCAGGGCCTGGACAATCCCACCCTCAACCCGCTGGTGCAACACGTGCTGACCGGCATCAAGCGCCAGATCCGTACCCGCCAGCGGCAGGCCCCCGCCTTCGAGATCGGAGAATTCAAGCGGGCCCTGGACGCGATCCCCCACGACCGTTTGGCGGGATGGCGCGACCGCGCCCTGCTCCTGATGGGCCTGGCCGGGGCCTTTCGCCGCTCCGAGCTGGTGGCCTTGAACCTGGAGGACTTGCGTTTTGAACGAGATGCCTTGCTGGTGGACGTGGTCCGTTCCAAGACCGACCAGACCGGCGAAGGCGATTGGAAAGCGCTCTATTATTCTCCCTACCTGGAGTACTGTCCCGTCCGCACGGTGCAGCACTGGATTGAGCAATTGGGGCGTACGACCGGGGCCCTGTTTGTCAGCCTGCGCAAAGGCGAGCGCCTCACCGGGAATCGGCTCTCCGACAAGGGAGTGGCCCGCATCACCAAGCGCTGGCTGGGGGAAGACTACTCGGCCCACAGCCTGCGCGCCTCCTTTGTCACCATTGCCAAGCGCAATGGGCAGGACGATTTGGCCGTCATGCGCCAGACCAAACATAAGTCGACCGAGATGATCCATCGCTACACGCGCATCCAGGACGTCACCGTCCACAACGCCGCCAAAGAACTCGGCCTGTAGCGGCATCCCTATAGTCTAACACAAAGGCATGAAAAAGCCCCTCGTGAGGGGTTACTTCATCTTAAATGGCCTTTCTGGGGATCGTTGGCGTGTTCGTGACGGTTGCATCAGTTGCCAAACTTGCGGCATACGCCCTGTTAAGCTACATTAATAGGAGAAGGGTATCAGCATAGTTTTTGCCCAGCCAGATACCTGATCGACTTGGCTGGTTGCCACTTCCCCATCTTGGTGCAAGCATGCTCTTTTCAAAAATGACTCGATCAGTCCCAGAATCGAACGCCAAATTGCGTTTCCTCGCGCAGCGTGTGGGTAATCAATCGTTTTAGGACGGGCAGCCACAATTGGATGAACTCATTGTCGAAGTGTACCTGCGTAAACCGCCGCCGAGCGTACTCAGTCATCGATTGTCGGAATGGCGTACTGCATGGAGTGAAATAGATAAGGTCAGGCTCGTCGCTAGCGGCTATGCAAAGTATCTCAGTATATTCGTCTTGCGCCGGTTTGGACCGCGCCATCAGATAGGCAAAGTGCAGTTCGGCTCCGCGTTCGGCGTGTTGAGTAATGAGGGCGGCGCAGTCGTCATCAATCAGGACGCACATGCGGTTCGCTGGGCAATCCGGCGACCGCAGCCACTTTGATAGCCAATTCGTGTAATTCAAAAGAGTCAAGGAGCAAACGATACAAGGTTCAACCGCGGCATTCAAAAGACGCTTAAACACTGCGGGGGCTGTTTCCTGGCCAAGCACTAGGAACTCGATGCGTGGGTCGGCTCCAGGCGGCGCCCAGCGCCGCCGAAGACCAACTATCAGAGTACTTTGCGTCAAGAGTTCCTTCCCGTCAATCGGCTCATATAGTACGCGGGCTTTGTCAGAAGGCATAGCGACAAACTGACAATAGCGTTGCCCGTTTAT
This Catalinimonas alkaloidigena DNA region includes the following protein-coding sequences:
- a CDS encoding helicase-related protein, whose translation is MSQVLPEDYPLQLQGIRTRHNLTQTQLAELLGVSFATVNRWERKHTKPSLETWQKIQEIEVGAIVAEQLVSAKLENIPDTFILDFLGNAKAARSVVEGERLSQGHQYNPAYAVETARIDPLPHQRVAVYERMLLQPRLRFLLADDAGAGKTIMTGLYIREMLNRKLLHRILIVAPAGIVSNWQREMQELFGLSFKIMEGGHARSEQNPFLGNESDFLVISVDTLRQDRMFRRLQEPEVQPYDLVVFDEAHKLAVRQSPDGREEKTQRYRLAEALAGVFSDDERWALSWSTQHLLLLTATPHMGDDYPYFGLWRLLDPEVFQTPKALNLITPDARRRYFIRRIKEEMIDFDENRIYPPRETNTLSFSYSAEERCLYQDLTNYMKHQYNQARFLNRKAAIMAINIFQRRLASSTEALRISLARRLEKLEYLVNEVKDGGLTEVELERRQLALDKKILADPFLDMTGDEEESKRNQEQNERIEDDILGVVVTTIAELEEEQNAVKHLLDQAEKILADGYDAKFRQLKDYIDNDKHGREKLLIFTEYKDTLNFLVRRLEGIGYAAQVAYIHGGLKRRERDEQADFFRRPTERGGAQFLVATDAAGEGINLQFCWQMVNYDLPWNPARLEQRMGRIHRYGQKHRVVSITNFLAQDTREGQVLQALSRKLEAIRVELTTDKVFDVIGKILPDQTLRQYMKELIDRPESVHETVEQIEAISAKKVSDTISEERERYGTEDDLLIRVKPLKAAYERERLRQLLPGYLLRYVREAAPLLGLSLIAQDDAGTLAGSDPEKQFHFQARESGAFDGLLPVLEGYGVDVRHPIRFTRPDKNDKAIWFRPGEPLFERFRALLAARYDEDAHRGAVLIDPTAAKPYFMHVGYTTVLDGKEGGASQRTLEQTLTALLHEPGQEPIEIPLEKLLLMQPGEELPMAFRHLLRESKQSLGLSEHKLNALTEQRVAFYRQERLDTATERANYLRRGFDLHLAEVAQERSKARRDTKGSKKLELIKERQARVRQQRDVALMRLDQEGTHIHAVPAEWIAHFIIIPSSSHEVRARFDQNIELRAMTEAVAYERQRNAKVWDVSTPARAQAMNLTDWPGFDLLSKHETGERAIEVKGRADVGMIEMTENEWAKACNLRGRYWLYVVFNCATTRPTLYRIQDPFGKLMHTVKRGYCIDVTEIHQLADI
- a CDS encoding DUF1156 domain-containing protein, yielding MPSLQDTRLIETGFPLKETSLDSVHEKNVRHGHISTLHIWPARRPLAACRAALLTTLLRDPIDSERRTELLRKIGGTLKDDPDQPGKQVTQGGVLHWGNESSPVMDELREAIREVYPFEPPKVMDPFCGGGATMLEAMRLGCDVTAADLNPVAWFILKCTLEYPQRIGKERRKLPEFAHQLPHFLVDYRKAIKTSGAGAQTNIFEEQPVALDWHVRLWGHWVLEQTRADLAAFYPTVNGQTTVAYLWARTVTCKNCRATLPLLKTRWLCKKENKRVLLTMEPHQDRTGVTFGIDENVPKKGKGAKLREHDKKLGAGTISRAGAQCPCCGQIMPSEDLREAGKTGKMGQMMTAVVIEETSKKKGGRKPGKAYRLPTQDDLSVAEKAADHLTELYADIPFGLPDEPTPKSGGGASRAFSVDGFGLDQWHKLFTSRQLLTLGALVKYTRAVPVAMKKEGYADHWIEAIVSYLALGVDRQVDRLSALCRWDMGYTKIANTLTRFALPIVWDFAEGNPFSNSTGSYLSNLEWIARYIAHSLDATKQSSKSSIRNVNAISTTEENTADIVLTDPPYYDAIPYSALMDFFYVWLRRTIYGLSPEIDEAFKEPLAPKWDHNRNEGELIDDAARFEGNKEVSKKAYEDGMARAFEACHRALKDDGRLVIVFAHKKADAWETLVSAIIRAGFVVDASWPIQTEMGNRTRAQASAALSSSIWLVCRKRTELRPGWDNKVLKEMDEKIPERLRRFYNDGIQGPDFLWAAIGPALEAYSAYPFVKKANEPGAVMTVREFLQHARQRVVDFAVGAVVEKSNDGKAVDTAALDEISAYYILHRWSFGHEEVPVGVCIQFATSCGLDDRQLTVGYDLLAPGKARKKATTDEDDDGAEDEPLEADDKNTLRLKTWSQRSRDSLGYEAPGGRPVPLIDQVHRLLKLFRKGEVAKVDDFVREHGLRQHPRFGDYLQAVIELAKNQSEEHSLLSSLQNHMKRQGEQRAGKSTSNQLSIKA